Proteins co-encoded in one Candida albicans SC5314 chromosome 3, complete sequence genomic window:
- the ALS6 gene encoding Als6p (ALS family protein; expression in S. cerevisiae confers adhesion to gelatin; macrophage-induced gene; N-terminal adhesion domain; ALS family includes cell-surface glycoproteins, some with adhesin function), with product MKTVILLHLFFYCTIAMAKTISGVFTSFNSLTYTNTGNYPYGGPGYPTWTAVLGWSLDGTLASPGDTFTLVMPCVFKFITTQTSVDLTANGVKYATCTFHAGEDFTTFSSMSCVVNNGLSSNIRAFGTVRLPISFNVGGTGSSVNIQDSKCFTAGTNTVTFTDGDHKISTTVNFPKTPQSSSSLVYFARVIPSLDKLSSLVVASQCTAGYASGVLGFSATKDDVTIDCSTIHVGITNGLNSWNMPVSSESFSYTKTCTPNSFIITYENVPAGYRPFIDSYVKKSATATNGFNLNYTNIYNCMDGKKGNDPLIYFWTSYTNSDAGSNGAAVVVTTRTVTDSTTAITTLPFDPTVDKTKTIEVIEPIPTTTITTSYVGISTSLSTKTATIGGTATVVVDVPYHTTTTITSIWTGSATTSSTYTNPTDSIDTVVVQVPSPNPTVTTTQFWSGSVPTTETVTTGPQGTDSVIIKEPHNPTVTTTXFWSESFATTETVTNGPEGTDSVIVREPHNPTVTTTEFWSESFATTETVTNGPEGTDSVIVREPHNPTVTTTEFWSESFATTETITTGPLGTDSIVIHDPLEESSSSTAIESSDSNISSSAQXSSSSVEQSXTSADETSSIVELSSSSDIPSSSIGLTSSESSTVSSYDSYSSSTSESSIASSYDSYWSSSIESSTLSSSDRYSSSISDTTSFWDSSSSDLESTSITWSSSIDAQSSHLVQSVSNSISTSQEJSSSSSEESSTSATDALVSSDASSILSSDTSSYYPSSTISPSDDFPHTIAGESDSQSISFITSTVEISSDSVSLTSDPASSFDSSSSLNSDSSSSPSSDQSDILTSSSFSTLVXPSFSLSSSSSLSLXYPHYVNSTTYHASESESSSVASPSMASESANDDTHTLSESTDTTSSIGTDSSTVTFCRRDNGDGCIVTGXPSSSIDSEQTSDVTTTSSFVASSTPTSAEQSITDNPNIDSSQTSASSSTKXSVXVSDTVVNSIXLSETSTLSSDDSTSSDTSISSTTNSDTGNINAGSSHTSTASIKESSIQKTGVXLSSSYLSTKLSSTSDITXELITTELXTTELTTIEDNEPNTFTSTPSSHSEIFSSDNSVLSKQVDGESTVEIPPVTDTTTVSSVSVHSIEASTATLGENSFSKVASAPVNTETSLRSTSSSSNHATESSGTVKSEASAEAIPSPPTSTDNRLSYSTEEAKGXTYANSGSTNNLXTESQVAAPTDSTSVLTANPVVTSTFDDKSSAAVNQPSKTKSIEESIGSLDSVNETNNGFIATLSQSEAPNSLIHSESISTTMAKTTDASINGDSAASNSQPTTLIQQVATSSYNQPLITTYAGSSSATKHPSWLLKFISVALFFFL from the coding sequence ATGAAGACAGTAATACTATTAcatctttttttctattgCACGATAGCAATGGCAAAAACTATATCGGGAGTTTTCACGAGTTTCAACTCATTGACCTATACTAATACTGGTAACTACCCATATGGGGGTCCTGGTTATCCAACATGGACTGCTGTTTTAGGTTGGAGCTTGGACGGAACACTAGCTAGTCCAGGTGATACATTTACATTGGTCATGCCCTGcgttttcaaatttattaccaCACAAACTTCAGTAGACTTAACTGCTAATGGTGTCAAGTATGCAACATGTACTTTCCATGCAGGGGAAGACTTTACTACTTTTTCAAGTATGAGTTGTGTAGTAAATAATGGGCTATCTTCAAATATCAGAGCGTTTGGTACCGTCAGGCTAccaatttcattcaatGTGGGCGGAACTGGTTCATCTGTCAACATTCAAGATTCAAAGTGTTTCACTGCTGGAACGAACACTGTAACATTTACAGACGGCGATCACAAAATTTCTACTACAGTCAATTTCCCTAAGACTCCACAATCATCTAGTAGCTTGGTTTATTTCGCAAGGGTTATTCCAAgtcttgataaattatctagtcttgttgttgcttcTCAGTGTACTGCTGGATATGCATCCGGTGTGCTCGGATTTTCAGCAACAAAAGATGATGTGACAATTGATTGTTCTACTATACATGTGGGAATAACAAATGGTTTGAATAGTTGGAATATGCCAGTATCATCAGAATCATTTTCTTACACCAAAACTTGTACACCAAAcagttttattattacttaTGAAAATGTTCCTGCAGGTTATCGTCCATTTATTGATTCTTACGTGAAAAAatcagcaacagcaacgAATGgatttaatttgaattacACGAATATATACAATTGTATGGATGGCAAAAAGGGAAATGATCCTCTTATATACTTTTGGACATCATACACAAATAGTGATGCAGGATCCAATGGAGCTGCCGTAGTTGTTACTACGAGAACAGTCACTGATTCTACAACAGCAATTACCACATTACCGTTTGATCCCACAGTTgataaaaccaaaaccattGAAGTAATAGAACCCATCCCTACTACCACTATTACTACTTCATATGTTGGGATTTCTACTTCACTTTCTACGAAGACTGCAACTATTGGAGGAACAGcaactgttgttgttgatgttcCCTATCATACAACTACCACTATCACTAGTATATGGACTGGATCAGCTACCACATCAAGTACTTATACAAATCCCACTGACTCGATTGATACAGTTGTTGTACAAGTTCCACTGCCAAATCCAACAGTTACAACTACTCAGTTTTGGTCAGGAAGTGTGCCCACAACCGAAACTGTGACCACTGGACCACAAGGAACGGATAGTGTGATCATCAAGGAACCACACAACCCTACTGTGACTACCACCRAGTTTTGGTCAGAATCATTTGCTACTACTGAGACAGTCACCAACGGTCCAGAAGGCACTGACTCAGTCATTGTTAGAGAACCACACAATCCAACTGTGACAACAACCGAGTTTTGGTCAGAATCATTTGCTACTACTGAGACAGTCACCAACGGTCCAGAAGGCACTGACTCAGTCATTGTTAGAGAACCACACAATCCAACTGTGACAACAACCGAGTTTTGGTCAGAATCATTTGCCACTACTGAAACGATAACTACAGGGCCACTTGGCACTGATAGTATCGTTATACATGATCCATTGGAAGAACTGTCTTCTAGTACTGCTATTGAGTCAAGTGATTCTAATATTTCAAGCTCAGCTCAAGAWTCATCCAGTCTGGTTGAACAGTCATTKACTTCTGCTGACGAGACTTCAAGTATAGTTGAATTGTCATCAAGCTCAGACATTCCATCAAGCTCAATTGGGTTAACATCTAGTGAGTCGTCTACTGTCTCAAGTTATGATAGCTACTCTTCAAGTACTAGCGAATCATCTATTGCTTCAAGTTATGATAGCTATTGGTCAAGTAGTATTGAGTCGTCTACATTATCTAGTTCCGATAGATACTCGTCAAGTATCTCTGATACCACAAGCTTTTGGGATTCTTCAAGTTCCGATTTAGAGTCCACTCTGATTACTTGGAGTTCCTCCATCGATGCACAATCTAGTCATTTGGTACAATCGGTATCAAACTCCATCAGCACAAGTCAAGAGWTATCATCAAGCTCAAGTGAGGAGTCCAGTACGTCTGCCACCGATGCTTTAGTTTCAAGTGATGCAAGTTCTATTTTGAGCTCTGATACTTCCAGTTATTACCCATCTAGCACCATTCTGCCGAGTGACGATTTTCCACACACTATAGCTGGGGAGTCAGATAGCCAATCAATCTCATTTATAACATCTACTGTTGAGATTTCTAGTGATTCGGTGTCTCTTACAAGTGACCCAGCAAGCAGTTTTGATTCATCTTCTAGTTTGAATTCTGATTCATCATCTCTGCCATCCAGTGACCAAAGTGATATTTTGACTTCATCTAGTTTTTCTACATTAGTTGYCCcatctttttcattgaGTTCAAGCAGTTCATTATCTTTGAYATATCCACATTATGTCAACTCAACAACATATCATGCATCGGAATCCGAAAGCTCATCTGTCGCTTCACCATCAATGGCAAGTGAGTCAGCTAATGATGACACACATACTTTGCTGGAATCTACTGACACTACATCCAGTATTGGCACAGATTCTTCTACTGTGACATTTTGTCGTCGTGATAACGGAGATGGCTGTATTGTAACAGGGATRCCATCGTCTAGTATAGACAGTGAACAGACTAGTGATGTGACGACAACTTCTAGCTTTGTTGCTTCCAGCACMCCAACCTCAGCAGAACAGTCTATTACTGACAATCCAAATATCGACTCACTGCAAACAAGTGCTAGTTCTTCAACTAAATYATCAGTTTYTGTGTCAGATACAGTAGTAAATTCAATTTYATTATCTGAAACGTCAACCTTATCATCTGATGACAGTACTTCTTCGGATACCAGCATTagctcaacaacaaactcAGATACTGGYAATATTAATGCTGGGTCGCTGCACACAAGTACTGCTTCCATCAAAGAACTGTCAATTCAGAAAACGGGAGTAAYGTTAAGTTCCAGTTATTTGTCGACAAAATTGAGTTCTACRTCAGATATTACTAYTGAACTTATTACTACTGAACTTAYTACTACTGAACTTACTACTATCGAAGATAACGAACCAAACACTTTTACTTCAACWCCGTCAAGTCATTCTGAAATATTTTCTAGTGATAATAGtgttttatcaaaacaagTTGATGGAGAAAGTACTGTTGAAATCCCTCCTGTGACTGACACCACCACAGTATCATCTGTATCAGTACATTCAATAGAAGCTTCTACGGCAACACTTGGAGAAAATTCATTCAGCAAAGTTGCCAGCGCTCCAGTGAATACTGAAACATCTTTAAGATCAACAagttcatcatcaaatcaTGCTACCGAATCAAGTGGAACRGTTAAAAGTGAAGCAAGTGCAGAAGCAATTCCTTCTCCACCTACTTCAACTGACAACAGACTAAGCTATTCAACTGAAGAAGCCAAAGGTAKTACATAYGCTAATTCAGGTTCTACAAATAACCTCATRACCGAATCTCAAGTGGCTGCTCCAACAGATTCTACTTCAGTGTTGACTGCAAACCCAGTGGTAACTTCGACGTTTGATGATAAGTCGTCGGCAGCTGTGAATCAACC
- the MMS21 gene encoding SUMO ligase (Putative MMS21-SMC5-SMC6 complex component), whose product MSQTLDDAPDEVLPSNLSLPASIPLKRELLREYEDQFRDTTTDSLFRDQILQTKQMAEYYIDYILENDHLNFSEKILQQYLNAFENFMKLEGKLNKLKQVRNLPTIEGYSSNLTSLTLDNLDNQHTLNQVYFPEAIKEEYAKLGVPTISDSTITKQGYQFLKQVLFSFKNPEDAIPDETEDDELNVSGGKISLKDPLTLNYFVKPVKSKRCNHVYEESSILLHLNTQRVCPISGCSAVLTRNDLILDKLMLIRIRSVNRVERHDDGNMETVV is encoded by the coding sequence ATGTCTCAAACTCTAGATGATGCTCCAGATGAGGTATTACCATCTAATTTATCGCTACCTGCTTCGATTCCTTTAAAAAGAGAATTGCTTCGAGAATATGAAGATCAATTCAGAGATACCACAACAGATAGTCTTTTCCGGGATCAGATATTACAAACAAAGCAAATGGCAGaatattatattgattatattcTAGAAAATGATCATTTAAATTTCTCAGAAAAAATATTGCAACAATACTTGAAtgcttttgaaaattttatgAAGTTAGAAGGaaaattgaacaaactAAAACAAGTTCGTAATCTACCAACCATTGAAGGctattcatcaaatttaacaTCTTTGACATTGGATAATCTTGACAATCAGCATACTCTTAACCAAGTTTATTTTCCTGAAGCCattaaagaagaatatgCAAAGTTGGGAGTTCCAACCATTTCtgattcaacaataacGAAACAAGGgtatcaatttttgaaacaGGTTTTGTTTCTGTTTAAAAACCCTGAAGATGCTATACCCGATGAAACAGAAGACGACGAATTGAATGTTTCAGGAGGTAAAATTTCTCTTAAGGATCCACTTACCTTGAATTATTTTGTGAAACCTGTAAAATCCAAACGATGCAATCATGTTTATGAAGAACTGagtattcttcttcatttgaATACTCAAAGAGTATGTCCTATTTCTGGATGCAGTGCAGTATTAACAAGAAATGACTTGATACTTGACAAATTGATGCTTATACGAATCCGATCAGTGAATAGAGTGGAAAGACACGACGATGGAAATATGGAGACTGTTGTTTGA
- the MUB1 gene encoding Mub1p (Predicted protein required for ubiquitination; role in meiosis, regulation of cell budding in S. cereviae; Spider biofilm induced): MRDSNYRAISSNKAAVTITASLYDRRALDVTSDKPLVNSLNFLTYLVSSSAKVRETLSLDGGIERLIEILHECHQTNSSNDLLFADQEKKLLAAWKWTLAFQSLVLIGTRGTEEIRQKVVKAGILPIIATVLDNYLSLHENTFHQASLRSTANTGNTTTTTTTTTSTTATPNIPTASVVDTTYYQTTPPDNPVENSVTTETTTPATENLFRHFQHPNQTQRPDAVGVRDGENTDRTILQEDYQNPIQIATAAIEATSISNVHPREANFNVDFNLTNDDYDDWTVEQLLKLIATNWMGNNETDRVNNTITSDIRRRYAIVTILNKLREEKQMETLHDEFINECDIDMDSNLQFLSDMYARDFEINKTCYNSKVFVRSFTDSGIVIPRDDDIVWSLQLLAYISKYPYLKDCLQNSHLVLDMSIRDKQLKLYLERQMKLKMKKMLAVRLRPTIVPKSRKQKSSYLETFHSSPSNSPQMVSDLNDDTFIMGNDKFGLCQTNDLTETAESGEEDDEEEVAEKGKNGEEVEYDDDYDDDEEPEACDDDSEDSISSKDLLDISIDQFEYLPKLYESMVECESISDDSEREVALFQIYNKMNKCIEVESRKLKDTIIGARLKTKRYLEKKWNYEEYKYFDIDEHNEDKDDSLTEYKKVSLFPLVEKFTFLSGTEMHYWAGVIMRNSCRRNTAGLRQCGNCHKWEDFPRQFAKCKLCKRAKYCSKKCQMESWKSHRNWCLAS, encoded by the coding sequence ATGCGTGATTCCAACTATAGGGCAATATCTAGTAATAAAGCAGCGGTAACAATCACAGCTAGTCTCTACGATAGGAGAGCTTTGGATGTGACGTCAGATAAGCCTTTAGTCAattctttaaattttttgacTTATTTGGTGAGTTCACTGGCAAAAGTGAGGGAAACGTTGTCACTCGATGGTGGAATTGAGCgtttaattgaaatattacACGAATGTCATCAAACTAATTCTAGCAATGATCTTTTGTTTGCCGATCAAGAGAAGAAACTTTTAGCAGCATGGAAATGGACATTGGCTTTTCAATCGTTAGTACTTATTGGTACTAGAGGAACAGAAGAAATTAGACAGAAAGTTGTCAAAGCAGGCATTCTACCAATCATAGCCACAGTTTTGGATAATTATCTATCACTACACGAGAACACATTCCATCAGGCCTCATTGAGGTCAACGGCGAATACTGGAAAtacgacaacaacaacaacaacaacaacatcgACTACCGCAACTCCAAACATACCAACAGCTTCAGTGGTAGATACTACTTATTACCAAACAACTCCTCCAGATAACCCAGTGGAAAACAGTGTTACCACAGAAACCACGACACCAGCCACAGAGAACTTATTTCGTCACTTTCAACATCCAAATCAAACACAACGGCCTGATGCGGTTGGTGTGCGAGATGGTGAAAATACTGATCGTACTATTTTACAAGAAGATTATCAGAATCCTATCCAAATAGCAACAGCTGCAATAGAAGCAACATCGATTTCTAACGTTCATCCCAGAGAAGCCAACTttaatgttgattttaatttgaCAAACGATGATTACGATGACTGGACAGTAGAACAATTACTTAAATTGATAGCAACGAATTGGATGGGGAATAACGAGACGGATAGAGTAAATAATACTATTACCAGTGAtattagaagaagatacGCGATAGTGACGATATTAAACAAGTTGAGGGAAGAGAAACAAATGGAGACTTTACatgatgaatttattaacgAATGTGACATTGACATGGATAGCAATTTACAATTTCTCTCCGATATGTATGCAAgagattttgaaatcaacaaaacttGTTATAATCTGAAAGTTTTTGTCAGGTCTTTCACCGATAGTGGGATCGTTATCCCTCGAGACGATGACATTGTCTGGTCATTGCAGTTACTAGCTTACATATCAAAATATCCTTATTTAAAAGACTGTTTACAAAACTCACATTTGGTCTTGGATATGAGTATCAGagataaacaattgaaactaTATCTAGAGAgacaaatgaaattgaagatgaaaaaaatgttaGCAGTGAGATTGCGCCCTACTATAGTTCCAAAATCTAGGAAACAAAAGTCTTCGTACTTGGAAACCTTTCATTCTAGTCCATCTAACTCACCTCAAATGGTCAGtgatttaaatgatgataCGTTTATCATGGGGAATGACAAATTTGGATTGTGCCAGACTAACGACTTGACTGAAACTGCAGAGCTGGGtgaagaagatgacgaGGAAGAAGTAGCAGAAAAAGGGAAAAATGGagaagaagttgaataCGACGATGATTACGACGACGATGAGGAACCAGAGGCATGCGATGATGATAGTGAAGATTCAATCTCTCTGAAGGATTTGCTTGATATACTGATAGATCAGTTTGAGTATTTACCAAAGTTATATGAAAGCATGGTTGAGTGTGAGTCTATTCTGGATGACAGTGAACGTGAAGTTGCACTATTTCAAATCTACAATAAAATGAACAAATGCATAGAAGTTGAAAGTCGAAAGTTAAAGGATACCATTATTGGTGCACGATTGAAGACTAAGCGATACCTTGAGAAAAAATGGAATTATgaagaatataaatattttgatattgatgagCATAATGAGGATAAGGATGATTCTTTAACTGAATATAAAAAAGTAAGTTTATTCCCATTAGTAGAGAAGTTTACATTTTTGTCAGGGACAGAGATGCACTATTGGGCAGGAGTAATCATGCGGAACAGCTGTAGGCGAAACACAGCAGGACTTCGACAATGTGGTAATTGTCACAAATGGGAAGATTTTCCAAGACAATTTGCAAAATGCAAACTTTGTAAGCGAGCAAAGTATTGTTCGAAAAAGTGTCAAATGGAAAGCTGGAAGAGTCATCGTAACTGGTGCTTAGCGAGTTAA
- the OAC1 gene encoding Oac1p (Putative mitochondrial inner membrane transporter; rat catheter biofilm induced), translating to MSQTERKLIINTAGGAAANMKQKEIPSTKNDAQKVSTLGGFLAGGVAACMAVTFTNPIELIKTRMQLQGELVKKSKDAVVLYKNPLQAFAVIYRNEGIRGLQQGLACGYYYQLALNGCRIGFYEPSRFYLSKAFAPSHIMPDGQVKQSLSINVLAGFVSGASGAVLASPMFLIKTRMQSFSASNTGGAAVGQQTFYKNTWDGFSQIYHSEGIKGLYRGVDAAILRTGAGSAAQLPTYYLTKSFLLKHGLAKENSFSLNFISSIMAGLGVAIVMNPWDVVLTRMYNQKGNLYSGPIDCFKKTIAAEGAMALYKGFWAQLFRIGPHTILTLLFMEQCMKGMVSIEKKLRSFN from the coding sequence atgagTCAGACTGAAAGAAAGCTAATAATTAACACTGCTGGAGGGGCTGCAGCTAATATGAAACAAAAGGAAATCCCTTCTACAAAGAATGATGCTCAAAAAGTGTCCACTTTGGGTGGGTTTTTGGCAGGTGGAGTTGCAGCGTGCATGGCAGTCACGTTCACAAACCCCATTGAATTGATCAAGACGAGAATGCAGTTACAGGGTGAACTAGTCAAAAAATCCAAAGATGCAGTTGTGTTGTATAAGAATCCGTTACAAGCTTTTGCGGTGATCTATAGAAATGAAGGTATAAGAGGGTTGCAGCAAGGTTTGGCATGTGGTTACTATTACCAGTTGGCATTAAACGGATGTAGAATTGGATTCTATGAGCCAAGTAGATTTTATTTGAGTAAAGCATTTGCTCCTTCACACATTATGCCAGATGGTCAAGTCAAGCAAAGTTTGTCTATTAATGTTCTAGCTGGTTTTGTGAGTGGTGCTTCTGGTGCTGTTTTGGCTTCCCCGAtgtttttgataaaaacGAGAATGCAATCTTTCAGCGCATCCAATACTGGTGGAGCAGCTGTGGGTCAACAGACTTTTTATAAGAATACCTGGGATGGGTTTTCCCAGATTTACCACAGTGAGGGTATTAAAGGGTTGTATAGAGGTGTTGATGCTGCGATTTTAAGAACTGGTGCTGGTTCAGCTGCTCAATTGCCAACTTATTATTTGACCAAATCCTTCTTGTTGAAACATGGTTTAGCTAAAGAGAATTCATTCagtttgaattttatttCCTCCATAATGGCAGGATTGGGTGTTGCCATTGTGATGAACCCCTGGGATGTTGTGTTGACGAGAATGTACAATCAAAAGGGTAATTTATATAGTGGCCCAATTGATTGTTTCAAGAAAACTATAGCAGCCGAAGGTGCAATGGCATTATATAAAGGATTCTGGGCTCAATTATTTAGAATTGGTCCTCATACAATTTTAACCTTATTATTTATGGAACAGTGTATGAAAGGAATGGTCCtgattgaaaagaaattgagaTCTTTCAACTGA